CAGGGACATGTTCATGGGGGTGAGGATCGGCATCGTCAGGGCCACGATCCGGCCGCCGGCCTCCCGGGCCCGCTCGCTCGCGAGCAGCTGGCGCGGCACCCGTGCGGGCACCGCCGCGTCGATCGTCAGCACGTTCCAGTTCAGCGGCCGGCCGGCCGTCGCGCTCATCGCGACCAGCAGCTCGATCTCGTCGTCGCCGAACTGGTCGAGGCAGCCCGCCACGATCGCCTCGATCTGAGTGCCCTCGTGCGCGGCGACGGCCCGCGAGAGCGCGAGCAGTTCCTCCGGTGCGGCGTGCCGGGAGGCGACCGGCTTCCCGTCACCGTCGGAGTGGGTGGAGGACTGCGTGGTGGAGAAACCCCAGGCCCCGGCCTCCATCGCCTCGTGGAAGAGCGCCAGCATCTCGTCCAGCTGCCCGGGGGTCGGCTGCCCGCCGATGGCGTCCGCCCCCATGACGTACCGCCGCAGCGCGCAATGGCCCACCATGAAGCCCGCGTTGACGGCGATCCGCCCCTCCAGCGCGTCCAGGTAGTCGCCGAAGGAACTCCACGTCCAGGGGGCGCCCTCTTCGAGCGCCACCAGCGACATGCCCTCGACCTTGGACATCATCCGGCGGGTGTAGTCGGCGTCGTCGGGCCGCCCGGGGTGCAGCGGCGCCAGGGTGAAACCGCAGTTGCCGCCCGCCACGGTCGTCACCCCGTGGTTGAGCGAGGGGGTGGCGTACGGGTCCCAGAACAGCTGCGCGTCGTAGTGGGTGTGCGGATCGACGAAGCCGGGGGCGAGGACGAGACCGGTCGCGTCCTCGCTCGTCCTCGCCTCCTCGGTGACGGTGCCGGAGCCGGAGCCGATGCCGCTTCCGGAGCCGATGCCGCTTCCGGCCCCCGCCCCGGACGGGGCGATCACGGCGATACGGCCGTCACGGATGCCGACATCGGCGGTGTACGAGGGCGTTCCCGTGCCGTCCACAACGGTCGCGCCCTTGATCAGGTGGTCGAGCATGGGCGGTGCGTCCCCTTCCCCTGGGCGGAATTCCGTGGGTTCAGCTGCCCGCGGCCTGACGGAACCGGGTCGTCCGGTGCACCGGATCCGTGTCGATCTTCGGGATCACGTGCTCGCCGATGAGCTTGACGGTGTTCATCGTGTCCTCGTACGAGATCCCGATCGGCAGCCCGAAGCTCAGCTGGTCGGCCCCGGCCTGCTCCCAGCGCTTGCACTGACCCAGCACCTCGTCCGGGTCGCCGCAGATCATCAGCTCCTCGGCGATCAGCAGCTCGATGACCTCCGTGGTGTAGTCGGGCAGCAGCTCGGGCCACTCGGGGATGCCGTCGGGCCGCGGGAAGGTGTCGTGGTAGCGGAAGACCAGCGACTGGAGGTAGTTGAGCCCTCCGCCCACCGCGATCTCCACCGCCTTGTCGTGCGTCTCGGCACAGATCGCGGTCGAGGTCACCATCACGTTGTCGTTGACGAAGCCGCCGACCGGCTCGGCCTCCCGGATCGCGGTCTTGTACTGCTCCAGCACCCACTCCATATCGGAGACCTTCTGCACGCTGAAGCCGAGGACGCCCAGTCCCTTCTTCGCCGCCATGGCGTACGAGGACGGGGAGCCGGCCGCGTACCACATCGCCGGGTGCGCGGCCCCGTACGGCTTGGGGAAGATCTTCCGCGGCGGCAGCTGCCAGTGTTTGCCCTGGAACCCGACGTACTCCTCCTGGAGCCACATCTTCGGGAACTCGGCGATGGTCTCTTCCCAGATCTCCTTGGTGTGGTTCATATCGGTGATGCCCGGGAGGAACCCCAGGATCTCGTGGCTGCCGGCGCCCCGCCCGCTGCCGAACTCGAAGCGGCCCTCGCTGAGGTGGTCGAGCATGGCGACCTTCTCGGCGACCTTCACCGGGTGGTTGACCTGGGCGAGGGGGTTGAAGATCCCGGACCCCAGATGGATCCGCTCGGTCGCATGGGCCAGGTAGCCGAGGAAGACGTCATTGGCGGAGAGGTGCGAGTACTCCTCCAGGAAGTGGTGCTCGGAGGCCCAGGCGTACTTGAAGCCGGACTTGTCCGCCTGGATGACGTACTCGGTCTCCTCCATCAGCGCCTTGTGCTCCGCGAGCGGGTCGGTCTCGGCCCGCTTGCCCACGTATCCCTGTACAAAGAGCCCGAATTCCAAGGAGGTTCACCGTCCCTGAGCCATTCAGCGATTTCTGACGTACCGTCAGATCAGATGTGCCGACTGTTCCACCGCGCACGGAGGCCGTCAAGAGCCGCCACCCCACTACCTGACGCTCAGTCAGATGACGCTGACCCCCGCCAACCAGCCCCCGTCCACGACGAACGGCTGCCCCGTGATGTACGACGAGTCCTCGCACGACAGGAAGAGCGCCAGCTTGGCGACCTCCTCCGGCCGGCCGATCCGGCCCAGCGGCACCAGCTTCCGGTAGAGCTCGTCCACGGCCCGCCTCGACTCGGCCGGATCCGCGCCCGGATCCAGCGCCGCGGGGTTGGTCATCGGGGTGTCCACGGCCCCCGGGCACACCGCATTGACCCGGATCTTCCTGCTCGCCAGCTCCACCGCGGCGACCCGGGTGAGCCCGAGGACCGCATGCTTGGTCGCGGCATACGCGCCGACGAAGGCCATGCCCGTCAGGGCCGTGTACGAGGCCGTATTGACGATCGTCCCACCGCCCGCCGCCTCGATCTCCGGCGCCACCGTACGGATCCCGAGGAAGCAGCCGACCTGGTTGACCTGCACCACCTGCTGGAACTCCGCCAGCGGCGTCGACACCAGCTCGTTGAACCGAAGAATCCCCGCGTTGTTGACCAGCCCGTCGATCTTCCCGAAGTCCTCCTTGGCGGCGACCGCCGCGGCCTGCCAGTCCGCCTCCTGCGTCACATCCAGGTGAACGAAACGGGCCCGGTCCTCCCCCAGCTCCTCGGCGAGCGCCGTACCCTGCGCGTCGAGCACATCCCCGAGCACCACCTTCGCGCCCTCCGCGGCGAACAGCCGCGCCTCGTGCTCACCCTGCCCGCGCGCCGCACCCGTCACGATGACAACCCGCCCGTCGAGCTTGCCCATGCCTGCACTCCTTAGCTGGTGAGTACGCCGCCGCCGGTTCCGCTCCGTCGGCCGTGAGCGGACAGCGGTGAGTGGTGGGTAATGAGTAGTGAACGGTGAGTGGTAAGTGGTGAACGCTGAGCGGCGAGCGGCCATTACCGAACGGTTGGCGGTCAGCCGTTCAGCAACGGCGCCACATCCGTCCCGAACGCCGCCATCTGATCCCTGAGTTCGTCACATCCCCGGCTGCGGAACCGCACCTGGATCTGATCCACTCCCATCGCCCGGTACTCCCGCAGCGACTGTGCGATCCGCTCCGGCGCCCCGGACAGGGTCCGCCGGCCGACCTCCCACCCCGGCTCGCCGACGTACAGCGGCTCGGCGATGGCGCCGATCACGACCGGCGTATCGACACCGGCCGCCGCCCGCAGCCTCCGCAGCTTCCCGATCTGCCCGGGCAGCTCCGCCCGCCGGTCACCCTGCGGCAGCCAGCCGTCGCCGCGCACCGCGGCCCGGCGTACGGCGGCGGGCGACGATCCGCCCACCCAGAGCGGCGGCCGAGGCGTCTGCACGGGCCGCGGCGCCTGCCCCAGCCCCTCGAACGCGAACCGCTCCCCCGCGAACTTCGGGAACTCCTCCGGCCCCAGCGCCACCTTCAGCGCGTCCATCGTCTCGTCCAGCACCGCACCGCGCCGCTCGAAGTCCACTCCGAGCACGTCGAACTCCTCCGTTACGTGCCCGGCCCCCACCCCCAGAATCAGCCGCCCACCGGAGAGCCGGTCGAGCGTCGCGTACTGCTTGGCCGTGACCAGCGGATGCTTCAGCCCGGCCACCGCCACATGGCTGAGCAGCCGCACCCGCTCGGTGACGGCGGCCAGATGCGCGAGCGTGGCGACCGGGTCGTACCAGACGGTGCTCATCGCCTCGGCCAGCCGCCGCGGGATCGCCAGGTGCTCACAGCAGGCGATATACGCGAACCCGTACCGGTCGGCGGCCCGCGCGATCGCGACCAGCTCGACCGGCCCCGCCGCGGCCTCCCAGCTCTCCGCGAAAAGAGTGCTCTGCGACTGCACCGGCAACTGCATGCCGTACACCAGCCGCCCCGACTCGGGCCGCCACACCCCACCACACACGCCGTCCACCACAAGCCCTCCAGCCATACCTGACGGATCGTCACATAGCTTGCGCGGGACATCGTCGTGCCTGGGGCGGCATCAGACAAGGGGTGGGGGACCAAGGGGTGGAGCGACGGGGTCAGCCACAGGAAGAGCCGCAGCCGCCGTCCGACGCGGCCAGCCGCGCCCCTCTGCTTTCCGCCACGCGGCATACGTCCCGCAACGCCGAAGCCAACTGACAGGAAAGGAATCGCAGCTGCACAGCGGTCACGTCCCGACCGTCCAGTATGTCGGCCTCCGCTCATGCGCCACGAGATACGGCCGGACCATGACGGTGCCCTCGCCCCGCACGACCGGCTCTCGCGCCAGGCGCCCGGCCGTCGCAACGGCGCGGGGCCCCTCGGGATAGGCCCCCGCTGTCCGGCGGCGGCCTGGCGGCGGCAGCAATAACCGCAACAGCGGCTCGAAGATACGGGCGATACAGTGCGGCATGTCGACCTGCTTTCCTCAGGTTGGCCATGACCCGGGCAGCCATTGACGCGGCCGCGGGGGCATTCGGCAGACGTACGAGGACTGACCGTAGGGGCCCTGAGGAGGGAGAGGGGGCACACTTTGTGCCCCCTTGTTCAGGCTGCCAAGGTGCCGATCCTGACCGCGAGTTCGCTCGCCCGGCGCCGCTGGGCCGGGCTCTTGGAATCCGCTTCTTCCAGAACGATGCGTCGCGCATAGCCGTTGTACCGGACCGTTTCCGGTGCCGCCTCGTACGCCTTGCCCAGGGCTGCCAAGGCGGCCTCCGCCTGTCCGTCGAGTTGGTAGCCGCGTGCTTCCTCGATCCGGTGTCGCGCACGCCGGGGCCGGGAGGGGATCGTCGTCGTGTCCGCAGCGGCTGCCTGGCGCACGCTCTCCGCGCCCGCGTGCAACTCGACGGCGACGGTGACCGCGTGGGCTCCTATGACGCCTTGGGAGAACGAGGTCACGGGGTGGTAGTAATCGACGGGTAGCCGCTCCGCCATGGCACGTGCCGAATCCCAATATCGCCAGGCGGTTCCGGTGTCCCCCCGACGGGCTGCGGTATATCCCGCCTCGAATTGCAGCGCTCCGGCAATGGCGAGCACATCGTCGGTCGCATCCGGCAAGAACGCCTCCAGGTAGCGAAGCGTCTCCAGATTCACCGCGTCGGCAGCGTCGAAGTGTGCGTGCCCGCTGTCACGGTGCGCCTGCGTCGCCAGCCATGCCGAGACACCAATGGTGTGCGGGTCCTCGGATTCCTGGGCGGAGATCATTCCGCGCTCCACGACCCGCCACAGCAGTGACGCATCCGGCTGGTACGCGAGAAAGAACTGGCTCAGGCTGTACGCCTCGGACAGCAGTCGTTGCGCCACTCGCCGCTCGCTCGCCGTATCGGCTTGCCCTGCCGCCAGCTGCGCGTCCCGGATGAGCTCCGGCAGGAGAGCCCCGATGACGTCGCGATGGTTCGGCGCGGAATGCCGGGCAGCCCATGCGCGGACAAGGCGCTCTCGAAGGTGCGCCGGCGGGGGAGCTTCCTGTCGCGTCGTCAAGGGGAACGTATCGAGGGCCGCCCGCACCGCGGGAAGTCGGACGTGTCCGGGCCCGGCGAACAGGGCGATCGCCCTCGACTGATCACCCGTGAGTTCGGAGAGATCCCTGACCCTGAGGACTTCCGCGATTCGCAAGACCATGGGCAGCTTGGGCATCTGAAGGCGCCCGCCCTCGATCTGCTTGACCCAGCTCGGCGACTTCCCCAGCAGCCCGGCCAGGACATTGCGGCTCACCCCTCTACGGGTCCGCAGGATCTGCATGCGCTGACCAAAGGCAACCGGCTCGGCGAACGGGTCCGGCGTGGCATCTGAAGACGGCGTGGCATCTGAAGACACAGCCTTGCCCCTCTCTGTGCAGCTCGTCACTGTCAGAGTACGGGGCCGGTCTCACCTTGTTGATCCCTTGTGAAAACCGCTGCTGCGGTGGGTGCGGGGCAGACCGCCCACGGGCCCCGAAGCCGACCCCGCCCCCGTCACCCCTCGCCCCTCGCCCCTCGCCCCCTCAGGCTCCCCCCGCCGACGGCCCCCACAGCCCCTCCCCCGTCAACCCCAGCAGCGACATCGCGTTCCCCCGGACGATCCGTTCCACGACGTCCGGCGCGAGGTGTCCCATCTGCGATTCGCCGACCTCCTTCGACTTCGGCCAGGTCGAGTCGGAGTGCGGGTAGTCCGTCTCGTAGAGGACGTTGCCGACGCCGATCGCGTCCAGGTTCCGCAGACCGAAGGCGTCGTCGAAGAAGCAGCCGTAGACGTGCTCGGTGAAGAGTTCGGACGGCGGGCGGAGGACCTTGTCGGCGACGCCGCCCCAGCCGCGGTTCTCCTCCCAGACCACGTCCGCGCGTTCGAGAATGTACGGAATCCAGCCGATCTGACCCTCCGCGTACATCACCTTCAGGCTCGGGAAGCGGTCGAATTTGCCGCTCATCAGCCAGTCCACCATCGAGAAGCAGCAGTTGGCGAAGGTGATCGTGGAGCCGACGGCGGGCGGGGCGTCGGCCGAGGTCGAGGGCATCTTCGACGAGGAGCCGATGTGCATCGCGACGACCGTGCCGGTCTCGTCGCAGGCGCGCAGGAAGGGGTCCCAGTAGTCGGTGTGGATGCTGGGCAGCCCCAGGTGCGGCGGGATCTCGCTGAAGCAGACCGCCCGTACGCCACGGGCCGCGTTGCGCCGTACCTCCGCGGCCGCCAGCTCCGCGTCCCAGAGGGGGATGAGGGTCAGCGGGATCAGCCGCCCCTGCGCCTGCGGGCCGCACCACTCCTCCACCATCCAGTCGTTGTACGCACGCACGCCCAGCAGCCCCAGTTCGCGGTCCTTGGCCTCGGTGAAGGTCTGACCGCAGAAGCGGGGGAAGGTGGGGAAGCAGAGCGCGGACTGGACGTGGTTGACGTCCATGTCGGCCAGCCGTTCGGGCACGCTGAACGAGCCCGGACGCATCTGTTCGTAGGTGATGCCTTCGAGCTTGATGTCGTCGCGGGAGCAGCCGACGGCGGTGTCGAGGCGGGTCAGCGGCCGGTGCAGGTCTTCGTAGACCCACCAGTCGGCTATCGGACCGTCGTCCGACGGGTCGCCCATCTTTGGAGCGAACTTTCCGCCGACGAAGGTCATTTCCTTCACGGGCGCCCGGACGATGCGCGGGCCGGTGTCGCGGTACTTCGACGGGAGCCGGTCCCGCCAGACGTGTGGGGGCTCCACCGTGTGGTCGTCCACCGAAATGATCTTGGGGAAGGTCTCCATGGCGGATACGGTAGCGCTGATCTGACGGTCCGTCAGTATTGCGTCCGGGAATGGAACGTGGACAAGGGGCGCTGCTGGAAAGAGTCAGCAGCAGGACGGAGTGCGGCCCGAGCAGCGGAAGGGCAGGGCGCGGTGCATTTAGGGCGCACAGGGGCAACTACCGGCCAGAGGGCGCGCGGAAGCGGACCTTCCGCGCCTCCTTGTGCACTGGCGCATACACCTCCTGATCACCCGAGGAGGCTTTGTGCATGCTCCGGACCCCTACTGACGTAAGGGGCCCGGACAAGGCAGACTGACCGTTGCGCACGGTGAACCGATGCGAACGGTACGAACGGATGGCACAAGGCAGGGGGACACATGGACCACAGTCCGGGACAGGGGCGGGGGCGGCTCCGCTTCTCCGTGCTCGGTCCCGTGCGGGCCTGGCGCGGCGATGCACCGCTGGCGGCGGGCTCCCCGCAGCAGCGTGCGCTGCTTGCCGCACTGCTGCTGCGCGGCGGCCGTACCGCCACCGCACCCGAGCTTGTCGACGCGCTGTGGGGCGACGAACCGCCGCACGCCGCGCTCGCCGCACTGCGTACGTACGCCTCGAGGCTCCGCAAGGCGCTGGGTGATGACGCAGCCGCCTTGGTCAGTGAGTCCGGCGGCTATGCGATCCGCTCCGTGGACGGCCACCCGCTGGACCTGGACCTGGACCATGCCGAGCAGTACGCGGCCGAGGCCGAAAAGGCCAAGACCGCCGGCGATCGCGGCCGCGCCCGCAAGCTCCTCGACGACGCGCTCGCACTGTGGGCCGGCGAGCCCCTGGCCGGCCTTGCCGGCCCTTACGCCGACACTCAGCGCACCCGTCTCGACGAGTGGCGGCTGACTCTCCAGGAGACGCGCCTCGAACTCGACCTGGAGGCCGGCTGCCACGCCGAGGCGGTCTCCGAACTGACTGCCCTCACCGCCGCCCACCCACTGCGCGAGCGACTGCGGGAACTCCTCATGCTGGCGCTGTACCGCAGCGGCCGGCAGGCCGAGGCGCTGGCCGTCTACACCGACACCCGTCGACTCCTCGACGAGGAACTGGCCGTCGAGCCCCGCGCCTCGCTCTCGGAACTCCAGCAGCGGATCCTCCGGGCGGACGCCGACCTGGACGCGCCCCTGACGCTCAGCGACGGCGCGGACCACGCCGACCATGGCCTCGTCCGACCCCAACAGCTTCCTGCCACCGTCGCCGACTTCACCGGGCGCACCCCCTTCGTCGCCGAGCTGGGCGACCGGCTCGCCACCACCGAGGGCAGCGTGATGGCGGTCTCCGCACTCACCGGCATCGGCGGTGTCGGCAAGACCACCCTCGCCGTGCATGTGGCCCACGCCGCCCGCGAGCACTTCCCCGACGGGCAGCTCTACGCCGACCTGCAGGGCGCCGGACACAGCCCCGCCGAGCCCGAGGCCGTGCTCGGCGCCTTCCTGCGCGCCCTCGGCACCCCGGACTCCGCCATCCCCGACGGCCTGGAGGAACGCTCCGCCCTCTACCGCTCCACCCTCGCCGGCCGCCGCGTGCTGGCCCTGCTGGACAACGCCCGGGACGCCGCACAGATCCGCCCGCTGCTCCCCGGCACCGAGGGTTGCGCAGCGCTGATCACCAGCCGCGCGCGCATGATAGATCTCGCCGGGGCGCACCTGATCGACCTCGATGTGATGAGCCCCGACGAGGCGTTCACCCTCTTCACTCTCATCGTCGGAGAAGAACGGGTGAACGCCGAGCGCGAGGCCTCGATGGACGTAGTCGGCGCCTGCGGATTTCTCCCACTCGCCATCCGCATCGCTGCCTCCCGTCTGGCCTCCCGTCGTACCTGGACGGTCTCCGTGCTCGCCAGCAAACTGGCCGACGAGCGCCGCCGTCTGGACGAACTGCGGGCCGGCGACCTCGCCGTCACGGCCACCTTCGAACTGGGGTACGGGCAGCTCGAACCCCAGCAGGCGCGAGCCTTCCGGCTGCTGGGTCTGGCCGACGGCCCGGACATCTCCCTGGCCGCAGCCGCCGCCCTCCTCGACATGGACGGCGATACGACCGAGAGCCTGCTGGAATCCCTCGTCGACACCTCGCTGCTGGAATCCGCGGCACCCGGACGCTACCGCTTCC
This portion of the Streptomyces sp. 2114.4 genome encodes:
- a CDS encoding SDR family NAD(P)-dependent oxidoreductase, which encodes MGKLDGRVVIVTGAARGQGEHEARLFAAEGAKVVLGDVLDAQGTALAEELGEDRARFVHLDVTQEADWQAAAVAAKEDFGKIDGLVNNAGILRFNELVSTPLAEFQQVVQVNQVGCFLGIRTVAPEIEAAGGGTIVNTASYTALTGMAFVGAYAATKHAVLGLTRVAAVELASRKIRVNAVCPGAVDTPMTNPAALDPGADPAESRRAVDELYRKLVPLGRIGRPEEVAKLALFLSCEDSSYITGQPFVVDGGWLAGVSVI
- a CDS encoding helix-turn-helix domain-containing protein; translated protein: MSSDATPSSDATPDPFAEPVAFGQRMQILRTRRGVSRNVLAGLLGKSPSWVKQIEGGRLQMPKLPMVLRIAEVLRVRDLSELTGDQSRAIALFAGPGHVRLPAVRAALDTFPLTTRQEAPPPAHLRERLVRAWAARHSAPNHRDVIGALLPELIRDAQLAAGQADTASERRVAQRLLSEAYSLSQFFLAYQPDASLLWRVVERGMISAQESEDPHTIGVSAWLATQAHRDSGHAHFDAADAVNLETLRYLEAFLPDATDDVLAIAGALQFEAGYTAARRGDTGTAWRYWDSARAMAERLPVDYYHPVTSFSQGVIGAHAVTVAVELHAGAESVRQAAAADTTTIPSRPRRARHRIEEARGYQLDGQAEAALAALGKAYEAAPETVRYNGYARRIVLEEADSKSPAQRRRASELAVRIGTLAA
- a CDS encoding amidohydrolase family protein; the encoded protein is MLDHLIKGATVVDGTGTPSYTADVGIRDGRIAVIAPSGAGAGSGIGSGSGIGSGSGTVTEEARTSEDATGLVLAPGFVDPHTHYDAQLFWDPYATPSLNHGVTTVAGGNCGFTLAPLHPGRPDDADYTRRMMSKVEGMSLVALEEGAPWTWSSFGDYLDALEGRIAVNAGFMVGHCALRRYVMGADAIGGQPTPGQLDEMLALFHEAMEAGAWGFSTTQSSTHSDGDGKPVASRHAAPEELLALSRAVAAHEGTQIEAIVAGCLDQFGDDEIELLVAMSATAGRPLNWNVLTIDAAVPARVPRQLLASERAREAGGRIVALTMPILTPMNMSLGTFCALNLIPGWGEILGLPVPERLAKLRDPGVRDGMLRRAESKEAGVFRRLTDFGRYVIGDAYSPENEGLTGRVVRDIAAERGLEPFACMVEICANDRLRTVLWPMPTDNDPASWALRAETWQHEDVLLGGSDAGAHLDRMCGAPYTTRFLGDCLRGRKLVGLEQAVKMLTDDPARLFGLRERGRIEQGWHADLVLFDPERIDAGKATLVHDLPGDSPRLDSRAVGINAVWVNGVETIRDDVVTGAVPGTVLRSGRDTRTVSTK
- a CDS encoding LLM class flavin-dependent oxidoreductase; this translates as MEFGLFVQGYVGKRAETDPLAEHKALMEETEYVIQADKSGFKYAWASEHHFLEEYSHLSANDVFLGYLAHATERIHLGSGIFNPLAQVNHPVKVAEKVAMLDHLSEGRFEFGSGRGAGSHEILGFLPGITDMNHTKEIWEETIAEFPKMWLQEEYVGFQGKHWQLPPRKIFPKPYGAAHPAMWYAAGSPSSYAMAAKKGLGVLGFSVQKVSDMEWVLEQYKTAIREAEPVGGFVNDNVMVTSTAICAETHDKAVEIAVGGGLNYLQSLVFRYHDTFPRPDGIPEWPELLPDYTTEVIELLIAEELMICGDPDEVLGQCKRWEQAGADQLSFGLPIGISYEDTMNTVKLIGEHVIPKIDTDPVHRTTRFRQAAGS
- a CDS encoding TIGR03619 family F420-dependent LLM class oxidoreductase, with the translated sequence MAGGLVVDGVCGGVWRPESGRLVYGMQLPVQSQSTLFAESWEAAAGPVELVAIARAADRYGFAYIACCEHLAIPRRLAEAMSTVWYDPVATLAHLAAVTERVRLLSHVAVAGLKHPLVTAKQYATLDRLSGGRLILGVGAGHVTEEFDVLGVDFERRGAVLDETMDALKVALGPEEFPKFAGERFAFEGLGQAPRPVQTPRPPLWVGGSSPAAVRRAAVRGDGWLPQGDRRAELPGQIGKLRRLRAAAGVDTPVVIGAIAEPLYVGEPGWEVGRRTLSGAPERIAQSLREYRAMGVDQIQVRFRSRGCDELRDQMAAFGTDVAPLLNG
- a CDS encoding BTAD domain-containing putative transcriptional regulator, with product MDHSPGQGRGRLRFSVLGPVRAWRGDAPLAAGSPQQRALLAALLLRGGRTATAPELVDALWGDEPPHAALAALRTYASRLRKALGDDAAALVSESGGYAIRSVDGHPLDLDLDHAEQYAAEAEKAKTAGDRGRARKLLDDALALWAGEPLAGLAGPYADTQRTRLDEWRLTLQETRLELDLEAGCHAEAVSELTALTAAHPLRERLRELLMLALYRSGRQAEALAVYTDTRRLLDEELAVEPRASLSELQQRILRADADLDAPLTLSDGADHADHGLVRPQQLPATVADFTGRTPFVAELGDRLATTEGSVMAVSALTGIGGVGKTTLAVHVAHAAREHFPDGQLYADLQGAGHSPAEPEAVLGAFLRALGTPDSAIPDGLEERSALYRSTLAGRRVLALLDNARDAAQIRPLLPGTEGCAALITSRARMIDLAGAHLIDLDVMSPDEAFTLFTLIVGEERVNAEREASMDVVGACGFLPLAIRIAASRLASRRTWTVSVLASKLADERRRLDELRAGDLAVTATFELGYGQLEPQQARAFRLLGLADGPDISLAAAAALLDMDGDTTESLLESLVDTSLLESAAPGRYRFHDLVRLYARSCAERDEQPPAERDAAVSRLLDFYLATAAHRYPLERPGDILVDHMETPHYPGLVFEDRSEAMSWLFSETRCLIACALQNTAPGSLRRAVDLLVLTRDMADSGASNRQFEQASLTLLAAALKADDQHAAARVHWILAPIYTQSGRLSEADEHAKLATLRGLSAGDDFSACNGLNDRGIIASIESRLEEADAYLNQALLSYRDINNRQSEASALCNLSRVHLDTGRVDSAVALAEQGVALYEECGASRRLANGKYNLGMALTLADRLEEATQQLTEALVSFQDTRQRFWEGMTYLRLAEVELAAHQPAKAANYAELAVAALRSSGGDRWRASALAVLGSALGEIGHTGRAQVCQQEVQTIHKRLGLPQGSGSQRFPVSMPVA
- a CDS encoding amidohydrolase family protein — protein: METFPKIISVDDHTVEPPHVWRDRLPSKYRDTGPRIVRAPVKEMTFVGGKFAPKMGDPSDDGPIADWWVYEDLHRPLTRLDTAVGCSRDDIKLEGITYEQMRPGSFSVPERLADMDVNHVQSALCFPTFPRFCGQTFTEAKDRELGLLGVRAYNDWMVEEWCGPQAQGRLIPLTLIPLWDAELAAAEVRRNAARGVRAVCFSEIPPHLGLPSIHTDYWDPFLRACDETGTVVAMHIGSSSKMPSTSADAPPAVGSTITFANCCFSMVDWLMSGKFDRFPSLKVMYAEGQIGWIPYILERADVVWEENRGWGGVADKVLRPPSELFTEHVYGCFFDDAFGLRNLDAIGVGNVLYETDYPHSDSTWPKSKEVGESQMGHLAPDVVERIVRGNAMSLLGLTGEGLWGPSAGGA